The following nucleotide sequence is from Solidesulfovibrio carbinolicus.
AAACAGGTGTTCGTTTTTGATCCGGCTGTAGGTCAGCGCCTGTTGGGCGGCCCCGGCCGCCAGCACCGTTTCCGGGTCCTGCTGGCGCAGCCAGTGTTGCGGCGGATAGCCCTGGCCGGGATCGCAAGGGTTGTGGGCTACCACACGACGACCTCACGCATGACAGCCTCCCATTCCTGACGTTCACGCTCGGGAGAAAAAAGGGCCATGCGCCGGGCCGCCTGACCACCAAGAGCGGCGGCCAGTCCGGGGTCGGCCCGCAAACGGCCCAGGGCCGTTTCCAGTTGTCCGGCTTCCCCCCAGTCGACCAGCAGGCCGGACACGCCATCCTCCACAAGTGTCGTTGTCGCACCCACCCGGGTGGCCACGCAGGGCAGGCCAACGGCCATGGCCTCCATAAGCACATTGGGACAGCCTTCGGACACTGAGGGCAGGACAAAGACGTCGCCCTGAGCCAGCCACTCGGGCATGGCTTCGTGGGGCACGACGCCGTGCGGCCGCACCACGTCGGCCAGTCCGTAACGGTCGATGAGGGCGTCGCGAAGGGGGATTTCCTCGGGCCGGGTTTCGCCGGCGAGGTCCAGAACGATCTCCCCGGTTCGGCGCAGCGCGGCAATGGCTTTGATGAGATACGGTAGTCCCTTGGCATGCTTGAAAATGCCGGCCGCGCGCACGGAAAATGGCCCTTGCTTTCGGGGGCCGGGCCAGCGTGCCGCTCCTTGGACCACGGAGTTATATATGACGCGGGATTTGTCGCGGATCGGGACCAGGGCGTCGGCCAGAGCCAGGAGATCCTCGGCCAGAAAGACAAGCCGGTCGGGGTTTTCCAGGGCGCTGCGGCAGGCCGCCGTCTTCTCCGGGCTAAAGACGTATTTTTTTACGTCGTTGCCCACGGCGCAGGCCACATGGGGCCGTCCTTCCCGCTTGGCCAAAAGCCCAGCGACAAAGCCTGTCGGATAGAGAAAAAAGGACAGGAATGCGTCGAAACCTTCCTCCCGATGGAGCATTTCCAGGCTCTCGAAGAGCATTTGCAGGGTCAGGGTGTGAGGGCAGTCCCACAGCGCACGGCCCTGTGGAAACGTTTCGCGACCCACGGTGACCTCGTGCACCACGATGTCACCGTGATACTCGGTCGTGCGGTTCTCGTCCAAAAGAGGCGGCAGACCGTCCACGGTCCTGTGGTGGAACACATGCACGGTCGCGCCAAGCCCGGCCAGATGCTCAGAGACCCGAAGGGCCGTGCGGGCCAGGCCGCCCCAACGCAAGGGCGGATACTCAGGGGTGACGAGGCAGATTTTGGGCGGCATAGCATTGTCCTTGATACCGGTTGAGGCTGATCCTATCATCGGCAGCATGGACAGAAAAGCGCGTTCCGACTTGCGCATCGGGCTGTTGTTCCACAAAAATCCCTTGGCTGCGCCCGTAGGCATAGATTTGGTGCGCTTGAGGGGCCTGTCCCTGGGGCTGGCGCGCCTCGGTGCGAACGTCGCCGTTGTAGCCCCGGTTGCCCGTGAAGGAGGTCGGTTGGGGCCGGTCCCGGTGCTGCCTTTGGCTGTTTTGGCTGAGGCGGGACGCTTTGATGTCCTCAAAACATGCTACCATTTTTCCCTGGAATTGCTTGGCAGCTACGACGGTCCCCTGGTGTGCCGGTTCGTGCGCGTGGTGGATGAGACGTTGCCGCAGCGGGACGCGCCCTTTCGAGAACGGCTGTTGGTTGCCCAATCCATCGCCCGGGAGCGGGCCTGGGGCGTCGTTACCAACAATGCCTTCAATGTACGGCGCTGGCGGCAACGCTATGGCGACAGACAGCGTGTGGCTATGATCCCCACGGGGTGCCCTGCGTCACTGCCGCCGCTGGGACCGAACCCTTTTGCCCCTGAGCTTCCGCCGGTGCTGTTTCTCGGCTCCCTGGCATCCAGACGTATGGCCTCCATGTTGTCCGAGGCGGCTGAACGCCTGCGGGAGCAGGCTGTCGTGCACTTTGTGGGCCGAAACAAGACTGATCTCTACGGTGGGCGGACCATCCCGGTGTCGCCGTTGGTCGCGATCCACGGCGAAATGGAGGAACGGGCAACATGGGACTATGTACGCCATGCTCGTATCGGGCTGGCCCTCGCCGCCGGTCCGGACGTCTTTGACAATGACCTTTCCAAGGTCGTGGCCTACCTGCGTGGAGGGCTGCCGGTGCTTGGTGAGGCGCGCCTGACCAACTCCCGGATTTTTTGCCGACACGGCTTCGGAGCCGTGTTCCGCTACGGCGACGGTCATGATCTGGCGGCTAAGGCCGGGGCAATTCTTGCGGCGGATTACGAGGCTCACCGCGCTTTGGTCATGACCGATACTGCTTCTCGTTATTCCTGGGACGGATTGGCCGTCGCACTGTTGTCTTTTTGCCGAATGGCGGTCGGAGCTTCGTGAGTGTGCCCCTCTCTCTCCTTCCGAGCGTCACTTGCTATTTGGGTAACCTCCCTCGCGATTTTCGCTTTCGGGGGTAAACCCATTTCGAGATGCGGTTGGCCATTTTGTCTATTTCATCCTCAGAAGGGTCATTCATTGGCAACATATCGCGAGCCATTTTTCTCATTGCATCTGCTGCGTTGTAGCCTTGGCTGATTAGCTCTTCGAAGTCAGACTGAGTGAAGCCGATAATTGCTTCAGTATGACTCAAGCTAGCCCCTGTTACGGGTCTTCCTCGTCGTCTTTTCCCTTCAAGTAAATCTGCTGCATACTCTAATATTTCAGTGGGTATGTTCGTTTCGATCAGATTTCTTAGGGAAGTTGCGATAAGTTTTGGTGAAATATTTTTTCCTGAAGCTATTATATCTGCAATTTTGTCTAGGTAATGATCCTGGAGTGCCAAGCTTTCTGCGGCATCGTGTCTGCCCTCTTTGCTTAGAAAATCCCAGGCGATGATTTTTCTTGTTGCCATGTATGACGCTTTGTAAAAGCAATATAATAATAACGAGTAAACCCCCGGCTCTGCCGGGGGACTCACAAAGTTTGACAGTTCCGGGAATCGGAAGCCTCCATCGCTTGAACCGCTCAAAGTTCAAACAGACGGAGGCTTCCTGTGAACGACTACGAAAGCCTAAGCCACTCGGTATGGGACTGCAAGTACCACGTGGTTTGGATCCCAAAGTGCCGCAAAAAGGTTCTGTATGGCCAACTACGCGTGCATATGGGTGAAGTTTTGAGGGAACTGGCCCGGCAGAAGGAGAGTAGGGTGGTCGAGGGGCACCTTATGCCTGACCACGTGCACATGCTCATCTCCATCCCTCCAAAATATGCAGTCGCTTCTGTTGTTGGTTTCGTCAAAGGGAAAAGTGCGATTCACATAGCAAGAAGTTTTATGGGGCGACGAAGGAACTTCGTGGGACAGAACTTTTGGGCGCGAGGCTACTTCGTTTCAACCGTCGGCCTGGATGAGGCTCTTGTTCGTGAGTACATCAGAAAGCAAGAGCATGAAGACCGTAGACT
It contains:
- a CDS encoding glycosyltransferase, which translates into the protein MPPKICLVTPEYPPLRWGGLARTALRVSEHLAGLGATVHVFHHRTVDGLPPLLDENRTTEYHGDIVVHEVTVGRETFPQGRALWDCPHTLTLQMLFESLEMLHREEGFDAFLSFFLYPTGFVAGLLAKREGRPHVACAVGNDVKKYVFSPEKTAACRSALENPDRLVFLAEDLLALADALVPIRDKSRVIYNSVVQGAARWPGPRKQGPFSVRAAGIFKHAKGLPYLIKAIAALRRTGEIVLDLAGETRPEEIPLRDALIDRYGLADVVRPHGVVPHEAMPEWLAQGDVFVLPSVSEGCPNVLMEAMAVGLPCVATRVGATTTLVEDGVSGLLVDWGEAGQLETALGRLRADPGLAAALGGQAARRMALFSPERERQEWEAVMREVVVW
- a CDS encoding glycosyltransferase family 4 protein; translation: MDRKARSDLRIGLLFHKNPLAAPVGIDLVRLRGLSLGLARLGANVAVVAPVAREGGRLGPVPVLPLAVLAEAGRFDVLKTCYHFSLELLGSYDGPLVCRFVRVVDETLPQRDAPFRERLLVAQSIARERAWGVVTNNAFNVRRWRQRYGDRQRVAMIPTGCPASLPPLGPNPFAPELPPVLFLGSLASRRMASMLSEAAERLREQAVVHFVGRNKTDLYGGRTIPVSPLVAIHGEMEERATWDYVRHARIGLALAAGPDVFDNDLSKVVAYLRGGLPVLGEARLTNSRIFCRHGFGAVFRYGDGHDLAAKAGAILAADYEAHRALVMTDTASRYSWDGLAVALLSFCRMAVGAS
- the tnpA gene encoding IS200/IS605 family transposase; the protein is MNDYESLSHSVWDCKYHVVWIPKCRKKVLYGQLRVHMGEVLRELARQKESRVVEGHLMPDHVHMLISIPPKYAVASVVGFVKGKSAIHIARSFMGRRRNFVGQNFWARGYFVSTVGLDEALVREYIRKQEHEDRRLDQLKLM